TTTTTATTGATATAATTTAGTACCATACTTGCTACTTCTGTTGTGGCTTGGTCACTCACCCTAAGTCCGTTATTAAACTCACTTTTTACGCCTAATTTTTCGCACATTTTAGAGATATCTTTACCCCCGCCATGAACGATAATAGGCTTTAAGCCTACAAGCTTTAAAAGAGCTATATCTTGCATCACACAATGTTTAAGCTCCTCATTTTCCATAGCTGAACCGCCGTATTTTATAAGTATAATTTTTGAGCTGAATTTGCGTATATAAGGCAAAGCTTCGATTAAGACATTTGCTTTTTCTAAATATTTTTGCATGATTTAACCTCAAACATTAAAACTGGTTTGATTGTGAGAATTGAGCGATAAATCATAATAATTCGCATCTTCTCTTAAGGTAAAACCATAATGCTTCCAAAATTCATTGCCCAAATCATTGCTCTTAAAGGCTATCAGTGCAATTTTATTAATCTTCTCAGATTTTAACGCCTCAAGACAAAATTTTGTCATTTCATGGGCTATACCCTTTTTTCTGTGATCTTTATGCACACACACATGATAAAAGCCTCCTGTGCGTCCATCGTGTCCACAAAGTATACTTCCAACAATTTCTTGATCAACCACAGCTACTGCACTAAGATTTGGATTTCTATCTAAAAATCTTTCTATATTTTCTTTACTATCATCAATCGATCGAATTCCAAAGCCTTTGATATCACACCAAAGCTTGTAAACTCCTTCATAATCACTTTTTTGCATTGCTCTAACTTGCAATTTTTATCCTTTACAAATTTGCAAAGAATTTAAGTCCTTCATCTTCATCAAAATCAAACATTAAATTCATATTTTGAACAGCTTGTCCTGCTGCACCTTTGATTAAATTATCAATAGCACCTAAAACAATAACACGATTTGTGCGTTCATCGATGCTGAAATTTATATCCGCAAAATTGCTTGATTTAACCCACCGAGTCTGCGGAAACGACTGCGGCGGTAAAAGCCTTATGAATTTCCTGTCTTGATAATATTTTTGATAAATTTCACGAATTTCTTTTTCACTTACAGAATGTTTTAAATTTGCATAAGCAGTAGTTAAAATTCCCCTTTGCATAGGTACTAGATGAGGAGTGAATTGTAAAGTGATTTTCTCTCCTGCTGCATAGCTTAAATGCTCTTCGATTTCAGGGGTATGGCGGTGTGAAGCTAACCCATAAGCTTTGATATTTTCATTTACCTCACAAAAAAGATTTTCTACTTTTGCACTTCTTCCTGCACCGCTGACTCCACTTTTTGCATCGATAATCACCGAATTTAAATCAATCATTTTTTCTTTAAAAAGCGGATAAAGACTGAGTATAGAGCAAGTAGTGTAGCAACCAGGGTTTGCGATTAAATTTGCATTTTTTATCTCTTCTTGATAAAGCTCACAAAGTCCATAAACTGCATTTTTTAAAAGCTCTTGATTAGGATGAGTAAATTTATACCAAAGCTCATAATCTTTAGGATTTTTAAGACGAAAATCAGCACTTAAATCTATGATTTTCATCTTTTTTAGCAAAGCTTCACTAAAAAGCTTAGCGCTGAATTCATGCGGAGTGGCAGTAAATAAGACATCAAGTTCAAGTTCATCTAAATTTTTATCCTCAAAAATTAAATTTAAAGGAGTGTTGGGATAAAGCTTCATATAGCTTTGCCCCACACTTGAACTAGAACCTATATAGGAAATTTCTACTTTAGGATGATTCAGTAAGATACGAACAAGCTCATTGCCTGCGTATCCACTTGCTCCTAAAATTCCTACTTTTAATCTCATTCTTAGTCCTTACTGAATTTCAAATGGCTTAATTATAAACAAAAAATGCTTAAAATAACACTTATGGGTTTATAAAATTTGATAGACTCTTACAAAAATACTCATATATCTCAAAAATTATCGCAAAGTTTTGATTTTTATATAAAGGCAATGAATGCTTAAAAATTACCATTATATAAATGCTTTGGATTTTAATCTTTTAATGGATTTATAAATTAAATATTTTTTTTGAGTATGTATAATTGTTCGTGTATATGAATGGAACGATTTTTAAGATTGCGAGAGGCTCTAAAAGTCGGGTATTTTTGCTCTAGAATTTGACATTTACCCAAGCTTTGTAAACGCTTTAGAAATTTTTCTTTTTTTACAAAGCCCTCGCAATTATAAGAAAGTAAAATGATTTTAGCTCTTAAATCACTAATAAGCTCAAACAAAGCGTCCTCTGCTTGCTTTTCTTTATTGAAAACACTTCGGTTCCAATCTCTTGGTATGCCAGAAATCTTTGAAATTTCATCAGGTCTTTGATAATTTGCAATCAAATTAAGCATAAAATAATTTGAGCTATAAGGATGTTGATTATAAGGAGGGTCAAGATAAGCCACATCGATATTTTCAAGCTCTTTTGCAAGTAAGTTAGCATCCTTTTGCACCACTTCAAATTCACAAGAAAAATTTGAAAAAATAGGCATTTTAAGCTCGATATCACCTTTGATACGCTTTAAGGCATTTTGCGCCTCTCCGCCAAATTTACCCACTCCATCTCTACCCTTATAAAAACCCTTAAAAACTCCACTCGTATTTGAATGCACGCTTGCTTCATAGATTAAAGGTGCTATGAAAAAATGCTTTAGCTCTTCAGGAATTTCCTTTTCAATTTTTTGTCTTAAAGTATCAAGATATAAAGCATTTTTAAGAGTATAAAAAACGCGTTCGTCCTTTTGGATACAAGATTCATTTTTTGGAGCATAGAGTTCACTTATAAAGCCTGCTTGAAATTCTAAATTTTGAGTTAAAATTTTATGATAATGTTTTAAAAGTTCGGTTAAATTTTTATCTTTATTAGAAAGATAACATTTATTGATGAGTTTGGAATAATTTTCTAAATCATTAGCGATAATAAAATGAGAATGTGCTTTTGCAAAACGGCTTACAACGCCTGAACCACTAAAGACATCACAAAAGCTAAATTTATCTTGATTGAGTTCTTTTTTGGCTACTTTAAAGCCCTTATTTAAAAATCCTAAAAGCGCTCTTTTGTTGCCCAAATAAGTAATGATTTGTTCTTTTAAAAAAGAGGGATTTTCTTTCAAACTTTTTACACCTTTAAAAGCCTATCTGCAAAAACAGATTAAGCTTTTTTTGGAGTTACAAGCATATTAACATAGCGTCCTTCAAAATTTGGCTCTTTATCACGATTAGCATCATTTTCTATCATGGCCCAAATTTTTTCAAGCAGAGCTACGCCTGCTTCAGGAGTCGCCATTTCACGCCCTTTTAAGAACACACGAAATCTCACATGCTTACCTTGTTCTAAAAATTCTAAAGCATGTTTTACTTTGTAATTTATATCATTTTGAGCGATTTTCACAGAAAGCTTGATCTCTTTTATATCGATCACTTTTTGTTTTTTCTTCGCTTCTTTTTGTTTTTTCTCTTGCTGATAACGGAATTTTCCATAATCCATAATCTTACAAACAGGTGGCTTTGCATCTGCAGCTATCATTACAAGATCAAGTCCTAAACGATTTGCAATCTCCAAAGCTTCATCACTGCTGATAATGCCATATGCCTTGCCATCATCACCTATACATCTGATTTCGTCCGCTCTAATTTCTTCGTTGAGCAATACTTCTTTTTCTTTACTCAAAAATGTACCTCACTCATTTTCTCCTTAACTAAGTTGATAAATTCTTCCAAGCTAAGATTTTTTTGCTCCTTAGCTCTTCTATCTCTTAAAGCAACGCTTCGCTTTGCCACCTCTTCATCGCCTAAAACTAAAATCATAGGCAATTTTTGTTTTTCAGCAGTACGAATTTTCTTACTTAAACTCTCATTTTTCTCATATACTTCGCTATCGATATTTAATTCTAGCAAGATTCTTTGAATTTCCTTCGCATAAGCAGCATGAGAATCAGAAATCGGCACTATACCTACTGCAGTTGGTGCGATGAAAAATGGGAATTCCCCTGCACAATGCTCGGTTAAAATTCCTATAAATCTTTCAAAAGAACCCAAAATCGCACGATGAAGCATTACAGGTTGCTTTTTCTCATTGTTACTATCTGTGTATTCTAGCTTAAAGCGTTCAGGAAGATTAAAATCTACTTGTATGGTACCACACTGCCATTTTCTTTTTAAGGCATCAGTGATTTTAATATCAATTTTTGGTCCATAAAAAGCACCACCGCCTTCATCAATGCCGTATTTTAAACCTTGCTCATCTAAAGCTTCTTTTAAGGCTTTAGTAGCTGTATCCCAAATTTCATCATCGCCTATAGCTTTAGCAGGTTTGGTTGAAATTTCCATCTCATAACTAAAGTCAAATAATTTCATCAAATTATCAACAAAAGCTAAAATTTCAAGCACTTGCTCTTTGATTTGGCTTGGCATACAAAAGATATGTGCATCATCTTGAGTGAATTCTCTTACTCTAAAAAGTCCATGTAAAACACCGCTTTTTTCATGTCTATGCACTACGCCGTATTCAAAAAATTTCAAAGGCAAATCACGATAACTTCTTACATCGCTTTGATAGATTTTAATGTGTCCTACACAATTCATCGGTTTTATACCGTATTCTTGCTCATCAATTTGCGTAAAATACATATTTTCTTTATAATTTGCGTAATGTCCGCTAATCTTCCACGCATCTGCTTTTAAAAGCTCAGGCCCACGCACAGGCTCATAACCACGCAAACGATGAATTTTATAAAGCATTTGCTCTAGTTTTGATCTAAGTCTTGCACCATTGCTTAACCAAATAGGAAGCCCGCCTCCTATCTCATCATCAAAAGTAAAAAGTTTAAGCTCGGTTCCTAATTTTCTATGATCGCGTTTTTTGGCCTCTTCTATAATCCTTAAATGCTCTTTTAAACTCTCTTTATCCGCAAAAGCAGTACCATAAATACGCGTAAGCATTTCTCTTTTTTCATCACCACCAAGATAAGCTCCTGCGACACGTGTAAGTGCAAAATTGCGTAAAAATTTGGTATTAGGTACATGAGGACCGCGACAAAGATCTTCAAATTCTCCTTGTTTATAAATACTTACTTTTCCATCAGGAATGCGGAGTAAAACTTCTTGTTTTAAATCATCATCTTTAAATTTAGCGATCGCTTCACTTTTTGTGATTTCGTATTTTTCGATTTCTTGTTTGGCCTCGGCGAATTCTTTCATCTTTTTTTCAATTTTTACTAAATCCTCTTCACCGATTTTAGAATTCACACGAAAATCATAATAAAAACCATCCTCTATCACAGGACCTACAAAAAATTTTGCTTCAGGATATAAACTTTTGATTGCTTGTGCCATTAAGTGTGCGCAAGAATGGCGTATCACCTCTAAACTTTGTTTAGAATTATCAAAATAAATTTCTTTTAAATCGCTAGAATTCTTACTTTGAGAATCGACTATTTTTTCATCATCTAAGTATGCAATAATTTCTTTTTCCATAAATTTTTAACCTTTTTTGCTCACTGACCCTGTGAGTGTTTGTAAAGTTCTAATTTTAGCTTTCTAAGACTTAATTTTTTTTGAAATTCAGCTTATTTTTAAAAAAATCTTAGAATAATTTAATCTTTGTTTATAACTTAAACTCGCTTCCAGCATTTAAAATACCGCTATAATACAGATAAAAAAATAAAATTCCCAATACTATCCTATAAATTCCAAAAGGAATAAAATCAAATTTTGAAATAAATTTTAAAAAGAATTTAATCACAAAAACCGCTACCACAAAAGCTGTGATAAAACCTATACTTAAAGGGATTAAAGCATTAGCATTGCTAAGAAGTTCAGGTTCTTTATAAATATTATAAGCAGTTGCAACTATCATGGTAGGTATAGCAAGCAAAAAGCTAAATTCAGCTGCTGTTTTACGGTTAAGCCCTAACAAAAGTCCACCTATAATACTTGCCCCACTCCTTGAAGTACCCGGAATCATTGCTAGAGATTGGATAATACCTATAAAAAAAGCTTGTAAGAAACTTATCTTTTCTAAAGAATTGGTTTTGTATTCTTTATTTTTATGAGCTAATTCGATAACAATAAAAACAATACCACCCAAAATAAGCATCGCAACCACCACATAGCCATTAAAAAGTTCTTTTAAGTACTTATAAAGCACAAGTCCTATGAGTCCTGTGGGAAAAAAGCCAACTGCAAGCTTAAACCAAATATCAAATCCTTTAAAAAGTTTACGCCAAAACACAAAAAGCACTGCTAAAATCGATCCTAGTTGTATAATGATTAAAAAACTTTTCCAAAATTCATTAATATCAATACCTAAAACAGTTGTCCCTAAAATCATATGTCCTGTAGAAGAAACGGGTAAAAATTCAGTCAAACCTTCAATGATTCCAAGTATTAAAGCATGTAAATTATCCATAATTTTCCTTAAAACAAAAAAAGAATTCTACAAACTTTTTTTAAACACGACAAAAATACAAAAGCAATTTCTTAAAACAGATGATGAAAATAAACTATTCATATATAAAAAAGCTGATTTGTCTTAAATTTCATTTCTTCTTTTGCTGAGTTTGATAAGAATGCAAGTATAATTTATTATAAATCAACGAAATTTTCTACCCTTAATCAAGATATAAAAAATAAACCAAGAAGAATTTTATAAAAAATTTAAAATCCTTCTTTTAAATACTCTAAATTCTAACGAGTTTTAACAATGCGCTTTATAAAATAAAGTACTACTCCTATGAAAAATACCAAACCTAATAATTCATTATTATGTATATTTAAAAAGCTTAATTTCAAAGGACTTTCACTTCCGCCCATGCTAACAGAAAAAACAGTAATCGCGGCTATAATAACGCCAAAAATACTCTCCCCTACGATAAGTCCTGAGGCAAATAAAATCCCTTTTTGTTCATGAGTAGTTATTTTTTCACTTTTGTGGGAATTGTTTTCATATTTTTTTGCTAAATATCTCATCACAAAATATTTTAAAATTCCACCGATTACCAAAGGGATATTTACAGATGGTGGCAAATAAATACCAATGCCCACAGCCAAAGGTGGCAAGGATAAATTGCCATTTTTTCTTAGTATCTTATCTATAATAATGATAAATATACCTATAACTACTCCAAATGTTATATAACTCCACTCTATATTATGATTAAAAATTCCTTGTGCTATGGTACTCATTAAATTTGCTTGAGGAGCTGCAAGCGCAGATGAAACATCCATACCCTCTCTTGGCATAGCCCCAACAAAACCATAAGCTTGATAAAGTAAATTTAAAACAGGAACTATAGCTAAAGCTCCAAAAACACAACCTATGAGCAAAGCAACCTGCTGTTTCCAAGGGGTAGCACCCACTAAATAACCTGTTTTTAAATCTTGCAAATTATCGTTTGAAATAGCAGCGGTTGCTACAATTACGCTTGTAGTAAAAATAGCCAAGGCGATAGCAAATTTAGAAAGCATAGGATCATCAAATAAATTTGCACCCAAAAGTAAAATAACCAAAGATGAAATGATAATCCCAATAAGCCCAATTCCTGAAATAGGAGAAGATGAAGAACCCACAAGTCCTGCCATATAGCCACAAGCTGCTGCTACAAAAAATCCTATCAACACAGCAATAAAAGTTCCAACAAAGGCAAATAAAATTTGATAATAACTATTTAAATTTGCATCCGATACAAAACTATAAAAAGTAATAAAAAGTCCTATAGTTAGGATTATAAAAAGTATAAAAATACTTTTTAAAGAAAGATCTTGATCGGTGCTTTCTTGGCTTTTTGTATTAGAAATTGTAACATTTTTAATAATTTCTTTAATTCCACTTATCACGGGTTTTAAAAGCTCTATTAAAGTCCAAAGTGCTGCTATAGCAATTGCTCCAGTACCAATAAGTCTAACCTTAGCTGCCCAAACACTAGAAGCAAGTTCACTAGCATTTTTCACACCATCAAATTCAAAACTTGAAAGATAAGGGGTAAAAACTCCCCATGCTAAAAACATCCCTACAAAAAGTGCTATAGCACCTGCCAAACCTACTAAATATCCTGCTCCTAAAAGTGCTAAAGAGTATCCTGCTGAAAAACCAAAGGCCATTTTATTCCAAATAAAAGCCAAACTGCTTTCACTCGCAGCAAGTTTAAAACCATTGCTTAACAAACTAAAAAAAGCAGCTATAAAAGAACCCAAAGCTATTTCTTTTATGCCTTGCTTGCCTTTTTTATCGCTTTGATCTTTATTAGTCACTTTTAAAATTTCAGCTGCTGCCCTACCTTCAGGATAAGCAAGCTTGCTTTCAACCACCATAGCTTTTCTTAAAGGTATAGTAAAAAGCACTCCAAGCCCACCACCACATAGACAAACCATAAAAGTTTGCCATAAAGGAAATTCACTCCAATATCCACACATAAAAAGTCCTGGGATTACAAAAATAACCGACGAGAGTGTTCCCGCTGCTGAAGCTTGGGTTTGAACCATATTATTTTCTAAAATATTAGAAGTTTTAAAAAAAGCCAAAACCGCCATAGAAATAACAGCTGCAGGAATAGAAGATGAAAAAGTAAGTCCTACTTTAAGTCCTAAATACACATTTGAAGCTGTAAAAATCACAGTTAAAATGCTTCCCAAAAGTAAACCACGTAAGGTGAGTTCGGGCAAAGAGTGTGTTTTTTGCATATTCTCTCCAATCATTTCATCATAAATTCTCTATGATGATAAATTTTCAAAAAATAATACAAAAAAAGTCTTATATTTTTATAAATTTTTAAAATTTATAAAAGAATTATTTAATCTCAAACCAAACTGTATCTTGTTCACCACTTTGAGAAATAATAAAAAGTTGATATTTACCTTCTTTTAAATTTAAATTTTGTGTATTTTCATTTCCCTCATAAATAAGCTTTTGATTTAAATACCAAAAAAGCTTCTCATTATTTAAATTAGCTACTTTTGCTACAAGACCTTTCATTCCATTTAAATCTTTGGCTAAAATAAGTTTTAAATTATCTTTAGGATAGATGATATTAACACCCTTTTTGCTTGAAAATTTAAAATTCCTTTGCTGAAAAAAATGGAGTGCATAGGCAGGTAAATCAAGCTTTATAAATGCTTTTGCATCTTTAAAATGAATATCCTTAGAATCAAGCTCCTTACCTTGATACTCATAAACTTTTTTCAAAAAAGGAGAAGTTCTTAAAATATTTGCCTCTTTAGGATATAAAGTATGAATATAACTTGTATTTAAATTCTCATCATATCTATACTTGCTAATACTATCTAACTTGATAGTCATCAAATCATCAGAAGGTGCAAATTCCAAATCCACCTCATCTAAAAGTCCTAAAATTTCGAAAAGCAAATCTCCTGCTATACTCACACCATATAAATTTGCATTTGCTTCACCGTTGAAATTTCCCACCCAAACTCCTAAGGTATATTTTGGAGTTGCACCTATAGCCCAAGCATCTTTTCTGCCATAACTTGTGCCCGTCTTCCAAGAAATAATTTTTTCTTTATTATAATTTTCCAAACCCACTCTTTGAAGTTCTTTCATTGCTTCTAAGGTTAAATACGCGCTGCCTTTGGAAAACATTCTTGTTACTCCGCTTAGATTTTCATCTCTTATAAAAGAAAGATTGGCAAGTTCTCCATAATTTGCTAAACCCAAATAAAGTTTTACTAGATCCTCAAGACTCAATTCTTTAGTTCCTAAAATAAGTGAAAGCCCATATCGCTTGTAATTCTCATCTTCAAAATTTAAAAAAGTCTTTAATTTATAAAAAAATTTTTCATAACCATAATCTTGCAAAAGCGATACAAAAGGAACATTTAAAGATCTTTGTAAAGCTTCTCTTGCACTGATTATTCCATAATATTTTTTATTTGCATTTTGAGGATTGAAATTAGAAAAAAAGGTTGGAACATCAAGTAAAATTGACTCCGGTGCGATAATACCTTCATCAATACTTAAAGCATATAAAAAGGGTTTTAAAGTAGAACCCACACTGCGTTTGGCGGTATTTCCGTTAATTTGTCCTAAATTTACCATATCATAAAAATCTTGAGAACCCACATAAGTTAAAACTTTACGTGTTTTAGTATCGGCTAAAATAATGGCTAAATTTTGTATGCCTTTTTGTTGCAAAGTATAAGAAAATTCTTTAGCCTTTTTTTCGATTTTAAGTTGAATTTTTTTGTCTATACTTGAAAAAATTTCTTTATTATCATCATTTAAAAGTCTTAAAGCAAGATGGGGTGCGATATTTTTACGAGGCTTAAAATTTGGCAAAGGTTCTTTTAAGGAAAGTTCATAAATATCTTTATTGATTAACTTTCTTTCATAAAGCTTTGCTAAAAGTTTATTGCGTTTATTTAAAAGTTTTGTTTTATTTTTTTCTAAATTAATAAGCCCTGGTTGATTAGGTAAAATTGCGAGCAAAGCGGCTTGAGCCCAAGTTAAATCTTTGGGATTTTTATCAAAATAAAACAAAATAGCAGCCTCATAACCTACTAAATTCCCACCATAAGGAGCATTGCTTAAATAAAGTTTTAAAATCTCGTCCTTGCTAAAGGCATTTTCTAA
The window above is part of the Campylobacter coli genome. Proteins encoded here:
- a CDS encoding N-acetyltransferase: MQVRAMQKSDYEGVYKLWCDIKGFGIRSIDDSKENIERFLDRNPNLSAVAVVDQEIVGSILCGHDGRTGGFYHVCVHKDHRKKGIAHEMTKFCLEALKSEKINKIALIAFKSNDLGNEFWKHYGFTLREDANYYDLSLNSHNQTSFNV
- the argC gene encoding N-acetyl-gamma-glutamyl-phosphate reductase, translated to MRLKVGILGASGYAGNELVRILLNHPKVEISYIGSSSSVGQSYMKLYPNTPLNLIFEDKNLDELELDVLFTATPHEFSAKLFSEALLKKMKIIDLSADFRLKNPKDYELWYKFTHPNQELLKNAVYGLCELYQEEIKNANLIANPGCYTTCSILSLYPLFKEKMIDLNSVIIDAKSGVSGAGRSAKVENLFCEVNENIKAYGLASHRHTPEIEEHLSYAAGEKITLQFTPHLVPMQRGILTTAYANLKHSVSEKEIREIYQKYYQDRKFIRLLPPQSFPQTRWVKSSNFADINFSIDERTNRVIVLGAIDNLIKGAAGQAVQNMNLMFDFDEDEGLKFFANL
- a CDS encoding DNA adenine methylase is translated as MKENPSFLKEQIITYLGNKRALLGFLNKGFKVAKKELNQDKFSFCDVFSGSGVVSRFAKAHSHFIIANDLENYSKLINKCYLSNKDKNLTELLKHYHKILTQNLEFQAGFISELYAPKNESCIQKDERVFYTLKNALYLDTLRQKIEKEIPEELKHFFIAPLIYEASVHSNTSGVFKGFYKGRDGVGKFGGEAQNALKRIKGDIELKMPIFSNFSCEFEVVQKDANLLAKELENIDVAYLDPPYNQHPYSSNYFMLNLIANYQRPDEISKISGIPRDWNRSVFNKEKQAEDALFELISDLRAKIILLSYNCEGFVKKEKFLKRLQSLGKCQILEQKYPTFRASRNLKNRSIHIHEQLYILKKNI
- the infC gene encoding translation initiation factor IF-3, whose product is MSKEKEVLLNEEIRADEIRCIGDDGKAYGIISSDEALEIANRLGLDLVMIAADAKPPVCKIMDYGKFRYQQEKKQKEAKKKQKVIDIKEIKLSVKIAQNDINYKVKHALEFLEQGKHVRFRVFLKGREMATPEAGVALLEKIWAMIENDANRDKEPNFEGRYVNMLVTPKKA
- the thrS gene encoding threonine--tRNA ligase — its product is MEKEIIAYLDDEKIVDSQSKNSSDLKEIYFDNSKQSLEVIRHSCAHLMAQAIKSLYPEAKFFVGPVIEDGFYYDFRVNSKIGEEDLVKIEKKMKEFAEAKQEIEKYEITKSEAIAKFKDDDLKQEVLLRIPDGKVSIYKQGEFEDLCRGPHVPNTKFLRNFALTRVAGAYLGGDEKREMLTRIYGTAFADKESLKEHLRIIEEAKKRDHRKLGTELKLFTFDDEIGGGLPIWLSNGARLRSKLEQMLYKIHRLRGYEPVRGPELLKADAWKISGHYANYKENMYFTQIDEQEYGIKPMNCVGHIKIYQSDVRSYRDLPLKFFEYGVVHRHEKSGVLHGLFRVREFTQDDAHIFCMPSQIKEQVLEILAFVDNLMKLFDFSYEMEISTKPAKAIGDDEIWDTATKALKEALDEQGLKYGIDEGGGAFYGPKIDIKITDALKRKWQCGTIQVDFNLPERFKLEYTDSNNEKKQPVMLHRAILGSFERFIGILTEHCAGEFPFFIAPTAVGIVPISDSHAAYAKEIQRILLELNIDSEVYEKNESLSKKIRTAEKQKLPMILVLGDEEVAKRSVALRDRRAKEQKNLSLEEFINLVKEKMSEVHF
- a CDS encoding undecaprenyl-diphosphate phosphatase — protein: MDNLHALILGIIEGLTEFLPVSSTGHMILGTTVLGIDINEFWKSFLIIIQLGSILAVLFVFWRKLFKGFDIWFKLAVGFFPTGLIGLVLYKYLKELFNGYVVVAMLILGGIVFIVIELAHKNKEYKTNSLEKISFLQAFFIGIIQSLAMIPGTSRSGASIIGGLLLGLNRKTAAEFSFLLAIPTMIVATAYNIYKEPELLSNANALIPLSIGFITAFVVAVFVIKFFLKFISKFDFIPFGIYRIVLGILFFYLYYSGILNAGSEFKL
- a CDS encoding oligopeptide transporter, OPT family, with product MQKTHSLPELTLRGLLLGSILTVIFTASNVYLGLKVGLTFSSSIPAAVISMAVLAFFKTSNILENNMVQTQASAAGTLSSVIFVIPGLFMCGYWSEFPLWQTFMVCLCGGGLGVLFTIPLRKAMVVESKLAYPEGRAAAEILKVTNKDQSDKKGKQGIKEIALGSFIAAFFSLLSNGFKLAASESSLAFIWNKMAFGFSAGYSLALLGAGYLVGLAGAIALFVGMFLAWGVFTPYLSSFEFDGVKNASELASSVWAAKVRLIGTGAIAIAALWTLIELLKPVISGIKEIIKNVTISNTKSQESTDQDLSLKSIFILFIILTIGLFITFYSFVSDANLNSYYQILFAFVGTFIAVLIGFFVAAACGYMAGLVGSSSSPISGIGLIGIIISSLVILLLGANLFDDPMLSKFAIALAIFTTSVIVATAAISNDNLQDLKTGYLVGATPWKQQVALLIGCVFGALAIVPVLNLLYQAYGFVGAMPREGMDVSSALAAPQANLMSTIAQGIFNHNIEWSYITFGVVIGIFIIIIDKILRKNGNLSLPPLAVGIGIYLPPSVNIPLVIGGILKYFVMRYLAKKYENNSHKSEKITTHEQKGILFASGLIVGESIFGVIIAAITVFSVSMGGSESPLKLSFLNIHNNELLGLVFFIGVVLYFIKRIVKTR
- the pbpC gene encoding penicillin-binding protein 1C encodes the protein MKNALKIFSFLLLFFLAYVFYVYFSFDKNTLLDDFKSRYSKILYDKNGEILSVFLNDEEQWHIKSTDIPKRLKIAVINYEDRKFYSHFGVDFLALMRAFVNNFNSTQRSGASTISMQTIKLWDKKDRTYFNKFNEIIQSFALENAFSKDEILKLYLSNAPYGGNLVGYEAAILFYFDKNPKDLTWAQAALLAILPNQPGLINLEKNKTKLLNKRNKLLAKLYERKLINKDIYELSLKEPLPNFKPRKNIAPHLALRLLNDDNKEIFSSIDKKIQLKIEKKAKEFSYTLQQKGIQNLAIILADTKTRKVLTYVGSQDFYDMVNLGQINGNTAKRSVGSTLKPFLYALSIDEGIIAPESILLDVPTFFSNFNPQNANKKYYGIISAREALQRSLNVPFVSLLQDYGYEKFFYKLKTFLNFEDENYKRYGLSLILGTKELSLEDLVKLYLGLANYGELANLSFIRDENLSGVTRMFSKGSAYLTLEAMKELQRVGLENYNKEKIISWKTGTSYGRKDAWAIGATPKYTLGVWVGNFNGEANANLYGVSIAGDLLFEILGLLDEVDLEFAPSDDLMTIKLDSISKYRYDENLNTSYIHTLYPKEANILRTSPFLKKVYEYQGKELDSKDIHFKDAKAFIKLDLPAYALHFFQQRNFKFSSKKGVNIIYPKDNLKLILAKDLNGMKGLVAKVANLNNEKLFWYLNQKLIYEGNENTQNLNLKEGKYQLFIISQSGEQDTVWFEIK